Proteins found in one Salvia splendens isolate huo1 unplaced genomic scaffold, SspV2 ctg1010, whole genome shotgun sequence genomic segment:
- the LOC121788314 gene encoding (+)-neomenthol dehydrogenase-like yields the protein MDKKEKAKEKKEKRRQEISLLRTIPYSDHQRWWTSETIAVVTGANRGIGFEIAHQLALHGITVILTSRETGVGQEAAKVLQEGGLNVVFHQLDIIDPPSIESFVQWIKEEYGGVDVLINNAGVNYNAGSDNSVENAEQVIQTNYYGTKNMIKAMVPLMRPSEPGARIVNVSSKLGRLSGRRNRIENAEIRKKLENDELLSEELIDEVMSTFLKQAEDGTWKEGGWPQVFTDYSLSKLAVNTYTRLMAREFASRPEGKKIYINCYCPGWVRTAMTSWAGHISIEDGADTAVWLALLPDQFVTGKFFSERREINF from the exons ATGGATAAGAAAGAAAAGGCGaaagagaaaaaggaaaagaggcGCCAAGAGATCTCTCTCCTCCGTACCATCCCTTACTCCGACCATCAAAG ATGGTGGACCTCCGAAACTATAGCTGTGGTGACGGGTGCGAATAGGGGGATCGGGTTTGAGATCGCGCACCAGCTGGCGTTGCACGGGATCACAGTCATTCTCACATCACGCGAGACGGGTGTTGGACAAGAAGCAGCAAAGGTGTTGCAGGAAGGAGGTTTGAATGTGGTGTTTCACCAACTGGACATCATAGACCCTCCATCAATTGAATCCTTTGTTCAATGGATCAAGGAAGAATATGGTGGTGTAGATGTATTG ATAAACAATGCTGGAGTGAATTACAATGCTGGATCAGATAACTCTGTGGAAAATGCTGAACAAGTTATTCAGACCAACTATTATGGGACCAAAAATATGATTAAAGCAATGGTTCCTCTTATGAGGCCTTCGGAACCTGGTGCTCGGATTGTTAATGTCAGTTCCAAATTGGGAAGATTGAGTGGCCGGAGAAAT AGAATTGAAAATGCTGAAATAAGAAAAAAGCTAGAAAATGATGAGTTGCTATCTGAGGAATTGATTGATGAAGTGATGAGTACCTTCTTGAAACAAGCAGAGGATGGGACTTGGAAAGAAGGTGGCTGGCCTCAAGTATTCACAGACTATTCCTTGTCCAAACTGGCGGTTAACACTTACACGAGGCTGATGGCGAGGGAGTTTGCTAGTCGTCCAGAAGGCAAAAAGATATACATCAATTGCTACTGCCCCGGGTGGGTGAGGACCGCTATGACCAGTTGGGCCGGACACATTAGCATTGAGGATGGGGCTGACACTGCAGTGTGGCTTGCCTTGCTTCCCGATCAGTTTGTGACTGGCAAGTTCTTCTCCGAGAGGCGTGAGATCAATTTCTGA